The nucleotide sequence CGATCGAGCTTCAATACGAACTGGAGATCGGCGACAACATCTGGAGCCGCAATGACGCCAACCAGGGCGACGCCACGGGCGAGGGGCGTCCGGTCTTCCGCCAGCGCCAGTTCTGGGGCCACGTGGGCCTGCCTTGGATCCCCGTTGGCATTGGCGCGGGCTACCGCCACCTGGACGACCCCACGGGCCTGGTGCTCGACCGCTATTTGGGCACGGCCTGGCTCAGCGGATGCTGGTCGTCGGGCACGGCGCAACTCGGCGCGGCCCAAGTGCCCGACACGACCTACGAGGGACGCGATCCCAACCAGCAGTACAACGCGGACGACGACGGGTTCGACCCCAACCGCAACAACTTCCAAAACGACCACTGGGTTTTCTTCGGCAGTGCGAAGCAGAGGCTCGCCCCGGGCCTGAGCCTTGAGCCGGGCGTATTCTTCGTCTGGGACCGCACGCTTGTCGAGCGCACCCGTTGGCACGCGGACCCGCTGATCCGTTTGGATTGGCAGATCGACGAGACATTCCGAGTTGAGCTCGACCTGGTGGGCCAGGCCGGAGTTTTCGAGAACGGCGGGATCGACAACCGCGACGTGGACCTGCTGGCCGCAGCCGGGCAGCTGGGATTCACCGCCGACTGGCGCGTGCTCGAGCTGCGCATCGGCGCGTTGGCGTTCAGCGCTGACGACGGCGATCCGTACAACCTCACGGACAACGCCTTTGACTACTCGGGGGTCTCGCGCAGCCGCACCGTGTTGCTCACCGAGGATTGGCTGCAGGATCGCTACGACAACCTCGACGAGCGCGCCGCTGCTCAGGGCGCGGGCCTGCTGGTGAGCGACGTGCAGGTCACCGGGCGGCCGGTGAGCGGCCTGGAGCTGTTCGCCGTTGCCGGTTACGGCATGGTTTTCCAGGAGCGCAACGTGGGCGACGACCCGGAACTGGGGATCGAGACGGACCTGGGTGCGCGCATCGAGCTCTACGGCGAGAGCGTCGCGCTGACCGTGCTGGGCTCGGCGCTGCTCCCCGGAGCGGCCGCGGCCGCACTGTCCAACGAGATCGATCTCGAGGCCACCGAGACCCTGTGGAACGTGCAGGGCGCATTCGAAATCGCCTTCTGACGCCGTGGCTCAGGTCCGCATCGACCGCGTGTCCAAAAGCTTCGGCTCCAACGAGGTGGTGCGCGAGCTGTCGCTGGACGTGCGCGACCAGGAGTTCCTGGTGCTGGTCGGCCCCTCGGGTTGCGGCAAGTCGACGCTGTTGCGAATGGTCGCCGGGCTCGAGCAGCTCAGCGCGGGCGCGATCAGCATCGGCGAACGCGAGGTAAACGACCTGCCGCCCAAGGATCGCGACATCGCGATGGTCTTTCAAAATTACGCGCTCTATCCGCACATGGATGTGCGCCGCAATATGGGCTTCGGCCTGAAGATGCGCGGCTATCCCAAGGGCGAGGTCGAGCAGCGCGTGCTCGAGGCCGCACGGATTCTCGAGATCGAGCCGCTGTTGGGACGCAAGCCCTCGCAGCTCAGCGGCGGGCAACGCCAGCGCGTGGCCATGGGCCGGGCGATCGTACGTAAGCCCGCGGCGTTCCTGTTCGACGAGCCGCTTTCCAACCTCGATGCCAAACTGCGCGTGCAGATGCGGCTCGAGATCAAACGCCTGCACCGCACGTTGGGCACCACGATCATCTACGTCACCCACGACCAGATTGAGGCCATGACCCTGGCGGACCGCGTGGCCGTGATGCACCGCGGTGTGCTGCAACAGGTCGCGCCGCCCCTTGAGATCTACCACCAACCGGCCAACCTGTTCGTGGCCGGGTTTATCGGCAGCCCGCCGATCAACCTGATCGCGGGCGCGATCAGCCGATCCGACCAAGGCAGCCTACTGCGCGCCGAGGGGCTCGAGATCGTCCTGCCCGACAACGGACGTCTGGCCGCCCTGGGCCAGGAGCGCCGCGTGGTGCTGGGCATTCGGCCCGAACATCTGCGGATCGCGCCGCGTCCGGATCGCCCCGCCGCGGTCTTTAGCGGAGTGGTGGAAGTGGTCGAGCCGCTGGGCTCCGAGGTGGTGCTCTATTTGCGGGTCGGCCCGCTGCTGCTCGCCGCGACAACCGATCCCGACCGCGCGGCAGCGCCCGGCGATACCCTGACCCTGCACGCCGAGGTCGACGCGCTCAAGGTCTTTGACGCGCAAACCGAAATCAACCTTCTCGACAAAGGGGAGAGTTCAAAATGAGAACCATTCGCTTGTTGGTATCAATCCTGCTGGTATTCGCGCTGTTGGCCCTGGTGGGCTGCGGCAAGTCCGAGCCGCAACAGGCTGTTGCGCCCGAGCCCGGGCAGGAGGCCCAGGCCGCGGCCGACCAGTCCGAGGTGATTCTCTTTTCCTGGTGGACCGCGGGCGGCGAGGCCGAGGGGTTGCAGGCGCTGGTCGACCAGTTCAACGCAATGCATCCGCAGGTCAAGGTGATCAACGCCGCGGTGGCCGGCGGCGCGGGGACCAACGCCAAGGCCGTGCTGATGACGCGGATGATGGGCGGCGATCCGCCCGACTCGTTTCAGGTCCACGGTGGCGCGGAGCTGCTGCACACCTGGGTCGAGCCGGGGCTGATGCAGCCGCTGACCGCGCTTTACGATGAGCAGGGCTGGCGTGAGAAGTTCCCCGCGGGCCTGATCCAGATCG is from Candidatus Alcyoniella australis and encodes:
- the ugpC gene encoding sn-glycerol-3-phosphate ABC transporter ATP-binding protein UgpC: MAQVRIDRVSKSFGSNEVVRELSLDVRDQEFLVLVGPSGCGKSTLLRMVAGLEQLSAGAISIGEREVNDLPPKDRDIAMVFQNYALYPHMDVRRNMGFGLKMRGYPKGEVEQRVLEAARILEIEPLLGRKPSQLSGGQRQRVAMGRAIVRKPAAFLFDEPLSNLDAKLRVQMRLEIKRLHRTLGTTIIYVTHDQIEAMTLADRVAVMHRGVLQQVAPPLEIYHQPANLFVAGFIGSPPINLIAGAISRSDQGSLLRAEGLEIVLPDNGRLAALGQERRVVLGIRPEHLRIAPRPDRPAAVFSGVVEVVEPLGSEVVLYLRVGPLLLAATTDPDRAAAPGDTLTLHAEVDALKVFDAQTEINLLDKGESSK